Proteins encoded by one window of Synechococcus sp. WH 7805:
- a CDS encoding fatty acid desaturase, with protein sequence MTSPVTKNLSTSTLRRIDLNIKPFVQSNDGIAAWQLANTILPLIAFCVAIAKLTEELTLASIILTPIVFIFIILFLSRSFSLMHDCGHHSLFRSKTSNRIAAFLLSIVHAMPHHPWSRGHAFHHKHNGNWNRYRGPSALTTLREYDKKSKNSKLIYRILRHPLTLLPGGFYYLVIKPRVALLLGLFELIAKALADGWSNLVAGRTFRPKVFIANHNSSFFYTKEEVYDTVANTICVSIAWWLIGSAIGYWHFWILYTLVMSVSAAIMIAVFFIQHNFPGSYASGEDNWSYFRGAVDGSSFLILPPILNWFTADIAYHHVHHLSERIPNYSLRMCHEDNKSKFDGVKRLQLNQFWECFSLILWDNESFKLVSTKR encoded by the coding sequence TTGACCAGCCCCGTAACCAAAAACCTGTCAACATCGACGCTGAGGCGCATTGACTTAAATATCAAGCCCTTTGTTCAGAGCAATGACGGAATTGCCGCATGGCAGCTTGCTAATACAATTTTACCCTTAATTGCATTCTGTGTTGCGATTGCGAAACTTACAGAAGAGCTAACGCTTGCCTCGATAATATTAACTCCGATAGTATTCATTTTCATCATACTATTTTTAAGCAGAAGTTTTTCATTGATGCATGACTGTGGCCATCACAGCTTATTCAGGTCCAAAACGTCCAATCGTATTGCTGCCTTCCTTTTAAGCATTGTCCACGCAATGCCACATCATCCCTGGTCGAGAGGTCATGCTTTTCATCACAAACATAATGGCAACTGGAATCGATACAGAGGTCCATCAGCACTTACAACGCTTCGCGAATACGACAAGAAAAGCAAAAATTCAAAATTAATTTATCGAATCTTACGTCATCCGTTAACCCTGTTACCAGGAGGCTTCTATTATTTAGTCATCAAGCCAAGAGTTGCGCTACTTCTAGGACTTTTTGAGCTGATCGCCAAGGCACTTGCGGATGGGTGGAGCAATCTTGTGGCAGGGAGAACTTTCAGACCAAAAGTTTTCATTGCCAATCACAATTCAAGCTTCTTTTACACGAAAGAAGAAGTTTATGACACCGTTGCCAATACAATTTGCGTCTCGATAGCATGGTGGTTGATCGGGAGCGCAATCGGCTACTGGCATTTTTGGATTTTGTACACCCTTGTCATGAGCGTTAGCGCAGCAATCATGATCGCCGTTTTCTTTATTCAACACAACTTTCCTGGTTCTTATGCGAGCGGCGAAGACAATTGGAGTTATTTCAGAGGAGCTGTCGACGGCTCCTCATTCTTGATCTTGCCTCCGATTCTCAATTGGTTCACCGCTGATATCGCTTATCATCATGTCCATCACTTATCAGAAAGAATACCGAACTACAGCTTACGCATGTGCCACGAAGACAATAAAAGTAAATTCGATGGCGTCAAGCGACTTCAACTTAACCAATTTTGGGAATGCTTCTCATTAATCCTTTGGGACAATGAATCCTTCAAGCTTGTTTCAACTAAACGCTAA
- a CDS encoding DUF3365 domain-containing protein, which yields MGVQLIALILAVVLVLAGYSAVARQYVKSQATQFMDVMLSVREYTSRKVNPIIAPINAVSDEAFLPAAVPSYSATKVFEYLKLNHAYEDFQYREASLNPTSPADLADDEEAVLIRRFMDDPSLKELSGSLKTSSDHHQYFVAKPIRLSKESCLVCHSTPERAPRSQLRVYGRKGGFGWKVGDVVGAQIVMLPEDAGLPAPSRFALLLVAAIGGLSVAVILLVNKVFSRVILRPLFGVMRMLNGENMNDALGKRPDEFGFIARRIKDLRDQHLE from the coding sequence GTGGGTGTCCAGCTCATCGCCTTGATCCTTGCCGTGGTGTTGGTGCTTGCGGGCTACTCGGCTGTCGCAAGGCAATACGTGAAATCCCAGGCCACCCAATTCATGGATGTGATGCTGTCAGTTCGCGAATACACCTCGCGAAAGGTCAATCCGATCATTGCTCCCATCAACGCTGTCTCTGATGAAGCCTTTCTTCCTGCGGCTGTTCCCAGCTACTCGGCAACGAAGGTTTTTGAATATTTGAAGTTAAATCATGCCTATGAGGATTTCCAGTATCGGGAGGCATCCCTCAATCCCACAAGTCCGGCCGATTTGGCGGACGATGAGGAAGCAGTTTTAATTCGTCGTTTCATGGATGATCCATCGCTCAAGGAGTTAAGTGGATCTCTGAAAACCAGTAGTGATCATCATCAATACTTCGTTGCAAAACCAATTCGTTTGAGCAAGGAAAGTTGCCTTGTCTGTCATTCAACTCCTGAGCGTGCCCCCCGCAGCCAACTCAGGGTGTATGGCAGAAAGGGAGGTTTTGGCTGGAAAGTGGGTGATGTGGTTGGTGCTCAGATTGTGATGCTGCCGGAAGATGCAGGCCTCCCAGCGCCGAGCCGGTTCGCTTTACTTTTGGTTGCCGCAATCGGTGGGTTGTCAGTGGCCGTGATTTTGTTGGTCAACAAGGTTTTTTCAAGAGTGATCCTTAGGCCCCTGTTCGGAGTCATGCGCATGTTGAATGGTGAGAACATGAATGATGCGCTTGGAAAGCGTCCTGATGAATTTGGCTTTATTGCTCGTCGAATTAAAGATCTTCGTGATCAGCATTTAGAGTAA
- a CDS encoding APC family permease — protein sequence MSVSIFSRLLGRPLPRSSGASERLPSIQALPILSSDALSSVAYATEAALGILILGGSMALRLSVPITMAIIALIAIVVLSYRQAIAAYPNGGGSYVVARDNLGRNVGLVAAAALLIDYTLTAAVSLMAGTQALSSLDPSLLPYEVPIALVLLVLVGWANLRGVKEAGRVFAVPTYAFVVMIALLSVAGLKDLMFHHGWTPDAPPLTAGMEPIGLFLILRAFSSGCSAMTGIEAIANGVKVFRKPAAQNARQTLLVMGLLLSAMFFAVSGMGFMYGIAPNPDITVLAQIGQRVFGSGSVLFWVLQIATLLILVLAANTAFAGFPRLAAMLAEDRCLPLQMSWQGDRLVYQNGIGVLLGITAAIILVCRGDTTVAVNLYALGVFSAFTLSQLGLVRRWWRLRGEGWQGRMAMNALGSFTTFVVLLVIVVSKFDEGAWTVVIAIPLLVWGLAGIRHRYREVYEAIAPDEAMGPLQLPPRDPPLGHHAIVWMAALSRPSFEAVRYACSFADSVTAVIVLANPEQAGPISSAWDRYAGLETGALDLVLLESPFSSTIGPFCDFVMETERLRSDCITTVVMPLAIPRDRLDAMLLNQRALSLLAALANDHSRVFSIVRYFIPTEPPGASPHPSGTME from the coding sequence GTGTCCGTTTCGATCTTCTCCCGTCTTCTCGGTCGTCCTCTGCCGCGCTCGAGTGGTGCAAGCGAACGCCTGCCCAGCATTCAGGCGTTACCGATCCTTTCATCAGACGCGTTGTCGTCGGTGGCTTATGCAACGGAGGCTGCACTCGGCATCCTGATCCTTGGCGGCAGTATGGCCCTGCGCCTGTCGGTGCCGATCACCATGGCGATCATCGCCTTGATCGCGATTGTGGTGCTGTCGTACCGCCAGGCCATTGCGGCCTATCCCAATGGTGGTGGCTCCTATGTGGTGGCGCGCGACAACCTTGGCCGCAATGTGGGATTGGTGGCCGCAGCAGCGCTGCTGATCGACTACACCCTCACAGCGGCCGTGAGTTTGATGGCCGGCACCCAGGCGCTGTCATCTCTCGATCCGAGTCTTCTGCCCTACGAAGTTCCGATTGCCCTGGTGCTGCTGGTGCTGGTGGGTTGGGCCAATCTGCGAGGTGTGAAGGAGGCTGGCCGCGTGTTTGCCGTACCCACCTACGCGTTTGTGGTGATGATCGCGCTGCTCAGCGTTGCAGGCCTGAAGGACCTCATGTTTCACCATGGCTGGACTCCTGATGCACCTCCTCTGACAGCAGGGATGGAGCCCATCGGTTTGTTTTTGATCCTGCGGGCCTTCAGTTCGGGATGTTCAGCGATGACCGGTATCGAAGCCATCGCCAACGGCGTGAAGGTGTTCCGGAAGCCAGCTGCCCAGAATGCGCGTCAGACGCTCCTGGTGATGGGCCTTCTGCTTTCCGCCATGTTTTTTGCGGTGAGTGGGATGGGTTTTATGTACGGGATTGCTCCCAATCCCGACATCACTGTTCTCGCCCAGATCGGCCAGCGAGTGTTTGGATCCGGCAGTGTCCTGTTCTGGGTGCTTCAGATCGCCACGCTCTTGATTCTTGTGCTGGCGGCCAACACGGCATTTGCAGGATTTCCCAGGCTGGCGGCCATGTTGGCGGAAGACCGGTGCCTGCCATTGCAGATGAGCTGGCAAGGCGACCGCCTGGTTTATCAGAACGGAATCGGTGTGCTGTTGGGCATCACCGCCGCGATCATCCTGGTGTGTCGCGGCGACACCACGGTTGCCGTGAATCTCTACGCCCTTGGGGTGTTCAGCGCATTCACGCTTTCGCAGCTGGGGCTTGTGCGGCGTTGGTGGCGGTTGCGCGGTGAGGGTTGGCAGGGACGCATGGCAATGAACGCCCTGGGTTCATTCACCACCTTTGTGGTGCTGTTGGTGATTGTGGTGAGCAAATTTGACGAGGGCGCCTGGACAGTGGTGATTGCCATCCCCTTGCTGGTGTGGGGGCTGGCCGGGATCCGACACCGTTATCGGGAGGTTTATGAGGCCATCGCACCGGATGAGGCCATGGGTCCGCTCCAGTTGCCCCCTAGGGATCCTCCCCTCGGCCACCATGCCATCGTCTGGATGGCTGCTCTGAGCCGCCCATCGTTTGAAGCCGTGCGCTACGCCTGCTCCTTTGCTGATTCCGTTACGGCTGTGATCGTGTTGGCGAACCCCGAACAGGCCGGTCCGATCAGTTCGGCCTGGGATCGCTACGCCGGTCTGGAGACCGGAGCCCTGGACCTGGTTCTCCTGGAGAGTCCGTTCAGTTCGACGATCGGTCCATTCTGCGACTTCGTGATGGAAACAGAGCGATTGCGATCGGATTGCATCACCACAGTGGTGATGCCGTTGGCCATCCCGCGCGATCGACTGGATGCCATGTTGCTGAACCAGCGGGCACTCAGCCTCCTTGCTGCACTCGCCAATGATCACAGTCGAGTGTTTTCGATCGTTCGCTATTTCATCCCGACGGAGCCGCCCGGGGCGTCGCCCCACCCCTCAGGCACGATGGAGTGA
- a CDS encoding outer membrane protein codes for MPRCIAPAIGCALGCSTLALIPTPVSASENDADRGLYLRLGAGVQWPQTERLRDQDCASTTPPALFGCGSGEDGQPLGALGSFRQSPTLDAALGYRWTSWLRTEALVNWSPQLDWQGQANFLGAGSNQPVTASGRSLAGFGVVLVDAPEVIGVRPYLGAGVGAASITIADITFGFPAKGPSAETVVKGGTSQSLATLLTAGVAIPLSDRIALDLSYRWMDLGQLRTPKATATITRSQRRARLGIGGTQVDLKTQAVIGILRFRF; via the coding sequence TTGCCCCGTTGCATTGCCCCTGCCATTGGCTGTGCGCTGGGCTGTTCAACCTTGGCATTGATTCCGACTCCGGTGTCCGCATCGGAAAATGATGCTGATCGTGGCCTGTATCTGAGGCTCGGAGCTGGGGTGCAGTGGCCGCAGACGGAGCGCCTTCGCGATCAGGACTGTGCATCGACAACGCCACCGGCTTTATTTGGATGTGGATCCGGTGAGGATGGCCAACCACTCGGAGCCTTGGGATCTTTCCGGCAAAGTCCCACCCTCGACGCTGCCCTGGGGTACCGCTGGACCTCCTGGTTGCGGACTGAGGCACTGGTCAACTGGTCCCCACAACTGGATTGGCAGGGGCAGGCCAACTTTCTTGGCGCGGGTTCGAATCAGCCTGTGACGGCGTCCGGCCGCAGCCTGGCGGGTTTTGGCGTGGTTCTCGTCGACGCGCCGGAAGTGATTGGTGTCCGTCCTTATCTAGGGGCAGGTGTGGGCGCTGCATCCATCACGATTGCGGACATCACCTTTGGTTTCCCTGCTAAAGGTCCCAGTGCCGAAACTGTGGTCAAGGGGGGCACAAGTCAGTCGTTGGCCACGCTGCTCACGGCTGGTGTGGCGATCCCATTGAGTGATCGTATTGCGCTGGATCTGTCCTACCGCTGGATGGATCTGGGCCAGCTCAGAACTCCCAAGGCCACCGCCACCATCACGCGTTCCCAGCGCCGCGCTCGGCTTGGCATTGGGGGAACTCAGGTGGATCTCAAGACTCAAGCGGTGATCGGGATTCTTCGGTTTCGTTTCTAG
- a CDS encoding PLP-dependent transferase, with protein MSPRDLIHDPCWQGHDLGHPLPDSTHAVSVALPRWSDVVAYEENDPACRAVLRTVYPRFGLHPLVRELARLAQAQTDASEGCSTWPYSTEAAAQAAAAHCRRRVRDAETQIKYVRGLACLIANQAATPAAKAFWQHAGLGASSRQAAIALGKEHCPTNTRGHSARDTIRKRLADIYGCGTESISLRPSGMAALHGALSLVSALHPGRPTLQVGFPYVDVLKLPQVVFAGAELLNDSSPAAIGESLDRLNPAAVVVELPSNPMLQCVDLITVAELAHGRGIPVIADDTIGSCLNIDALPYADLVFSSLTKSFAGRGDVLAGALVVSPRSRWHQSFSAAIHQAPAVLGDADALCLEEASRDVRERIPRLNANCTALAQRLSHHAAIKRVLHPSQCRTFEALQRPGSGHGCLLSFELHGGLEAAKRVYDSLSISKGPSLGTSFSLCCPYMLLAHYRELDWAESCGVPPHLLRVSVGLEDPNELWERFALALAA; from the coding sequence ATGAGTCCCCGCGATCTAATCCATGATCCTTGTTGGCAGGGGCACGATCTCGGTCACCCCTTGCCGGACTCCACGCATGCGGTCTCGGTCGCGTTGCCTCGCTGGAGCGACGTGGTCGCCTACGAGGAGAACGATCCAGCCTGCCGCGCAGTACTTCGCACGGTTTACCCACGCTTCGGACTGCATCCACTGGTCAGGGAACTGGCGCGCCTAGCCCAAGCGCAAACCGATGCATCGGAGGGTTGCAGCACCTGGCCCTACTCCACAGAAGCTGCTGCTCAGGCCGCCGCCGCCCATTGCCGACGGCGTGTTCGTGATGCCGAGACGCAAATCAAATACGTACGGGGGCTGGCTTGCCTGATCGCCAACCAGGCGGCAACCCCTGCGGCCAAAGCCTTCTGGCAACATGCCGGCCTGGGTGCCAGTTCTCGCCAAGCCGCCATTGCTTTAGGGAAAGAGCACTGCCCCACAAACACGCGAGGCCACTCTGCTCGCGACACTATTCGCAAGCGGCTTGCCGATATCTATGGCTGTGGGACCGAGTCCATCAGCCTGCGTCCCTCGGGCATGGCTGCCCTTCACGGCGCCCTCAGCCTTGTATCGGCACTTCATCCTGGCCGCCCGACTCTGCAAGTCGGCTTCCCTTATGTGGATGTGCTGAAACTTCCACAGGTGGTGTTTGCCGGAGCCGAACTGCTGAACGACAGCTCCCCTGCCGCCATCGGCGAGAGTCTCGATCGCCTCAATCCTGCAGCGGTAGTGGTGGAGCTGCCCAGCAACCCGATGTTGCAATGCGTGGATCTGATCACCGTGGCAGAGCTTGCCCATGGGCGCGGAATCCCGGTGATCGCCGATGACACGATCGGATCGTGCCTGAACATCGACGCACTGCCTTATGCCGATCTGGTGTTTAGCTCCCTGACGAAAAGCTTCGCAGGTCGAGGCGATGTTCTGGCCGGAGCCCTGGTTGTGAGTCCTCGTTCCCGCTGGCATCAATCCTTTAGCGCCGCCATTCATCAGGCACCAGCAGTCCTGGGGGATGCCGATGCCCTTTGCCTGGAGGAGGCCAGCCGTGACGTGCGCGAACGCATTCCCCGCTTGAATGCCAACTGCACCGCTCTGGCTCAGCGGCTCAGCCATCACGCCGCCATCAAGAGAGTCCTACATCCCAGCCAGTGCCGCACGTTCGAGGCGCTGCAGCGGCCGGGATCGGGCCACGGTTGCCTCTTGTCGTTTGAACTTCATGGAGGCCTTGAGGCCGCCAAACGGGTGTATGACTCCCTCTCCATTAGCAAAGGGCCCAGCCTGGGCACCTCCTTCAGCCTGTGCTGTCCTTACATGCTGCTGGCCCACTACAGGGAGCTGGACTGGGCCGAATCCTGTGGAGTCCCCCCTCACCTCCTGCGCGTTTCAGTGGGACTTGAAGATCCCAATGAACTCTGGGAGCGGTTTGCCCTGGCGCTGGCTGCCTAG
- the queA gene encoding tRNA preQ1(34) S-adenosylmethionine ribosyltransferase-isomerase QueA, translated as MADPRDLLLSAYDYQLPAECIAQRPVEPRHAARLLMVPALEESSSQVRHATVWDWQSELQPGDLLVVNDTRVLQARLRVRRSGGGLGELLVLEPRGEGRWLCLARPAKKLRPGDQVWLEALEQDSLPLQVLASDSASGGRIVQFPPTYNDAIAIEALLQRYGEVPLPPYITRHDDSDQERYQTRYASRPGAVAAPTAGLHLSDDLLQAIRARGVTIASVTLHVGLGTFRPVETEDLRDLSLHSEWVEVSSELVAAVEACHRRGGRVIAVGTTSVRALEGAAQAGGGKLQPLKGPVDLVIQPGYRFSVVQGLLTNFHLPKSSLLLLVSALIGRERLLSLYAQAVENHYRFYSYGDAMWIAPKAWLQESRPLIGKI; from the coding sequence GTGGCTGATCCCAGGGATCTTCTGCTGAGCGCCTACGACTACCAGCTGCCTGCGGAGTGCATCGCTCAGAGGCCGGTTGAGCCGCGGCACGCCGCGAGATTGCTCATGGTTCCTGCCTTGGAGGAGTCTTCTTCGCAGGTTCGGCATGCAACGGTCTGGGACTGGCAGAGCGAACTGCAGCCCGGTGATCTGTTGGTGGTGAATGACACTCGGGTTCTTCAGGCCCGCTTGCGAGTGAGGCGCTCGGGAGGTGGACTTGGTGAACTGCTGGTTTTGGAACCGAGGGGAGAAGGACGTTGGTTGTGCCTGGCACGTCCTGCTAAGAAGTTGCGACCAGGAGATCAGGTTTGGCTAGAAGCCCTGGAACAGGATTCGCTGCCCCTTCAAGTTCTGGCGAGCGACAGTGCTAGTGGCGGACGCATCGTCCAGTTCCCTCCGACCTACAACGATGCCATCGCGATCGAAGCCTTGCTGCAGCGATATGGCGAGGTGCCCCTTCCTCCCTACATCACTCGTCATGACGACTCTGATCAGGAGCGCTATCAAACGCGTTATGCATCACGACCTGGAGCGGTTGCTGCACCAACGGCAGGTCTGCATCTCAGTGATGATCTGCTTCAGGCGATCCGTGCCCGTGGAGTGACGATCGCTTCAGTGACGCTCCACGTGGGGCTGGGCACCTTCCGTCCAGTGGAAACCGAAGATCTGCGAGACCTCAGCCTTCACAGCGAGTGGGTGGAGGTCTCGTCTGAGCTTGTGGCCGCCGTGGAGGCATGCCACAGGCGGGGGGGGCGGGTCATCGCCGTTGGCACCACGAGTGTTCGCGCACTGGAGGGGGCAGCACAAGCAGGAGGAGGCAAACTCCAGCCTCTGAAGGGACCTGTTGATCTGGTGATTCAGCCTGGTTATCGCTTTTCAGTGGTGCAGGGACTGCTAACGAACTTCCATTTGCCAAAGAGTTCACTTTTGCTGCTTGTCAGCGCTCTGATCGGACGGGAGAGGTTGTTGAGCCTGTATGCACAAGCTGTGGAGAATCATTATCGGTTTTATTCGTATGGCGATGCGATGTGGATTGCCCCCAAGGCGTGGTTGCAAGAATCTCGGCCTCTGATTGGGAAGATTTAA
- the yidD gene encoding membrane protein insertion efficiency factor YidD, giving the protein MAALGHRISMAMAALFVALIGFYRRFVSPLIGPRCRFIPSCSAYGLEAIEKHGPWKGGWLTLRRISRCHPFTPCGCDPVPD; this is encoded by the coding sequence ATGGCTGCGCTAGGGCATCGGATTTCGATGGCGATGGCTGCGTTGTTCGTCGCTTTGATTGGCTTTTACCGCCGCTTTGTTTCGCCGTTGATCGGACCCCGCTGCCGGTTCATTCCAAGCTGCAGTGCCTATGGATTGGAGGCCATTGAGAAGCATGGTCCCTGGAAAGGTGGCTGGCTCACCCTGCGCAGGATCAGTCGCTGCCACCCCTTCACCCCCTGCGGGTGTGATCCTGTTCCCGACTGA
- the cysK gene encoding cysteine synthase A, with product MSRVYADNSQAIGNTPLVRLNHVTKGCKATVLAKVEGRNPAYSVKCRIGANMIWDAEKRGELTDGKVIVEPTSGNTGIALAFTAAARGYKLVLTMPESMSIERRRVMAVLGAEIVLTEAAKGMPGAIAKAKEIADSDPAKYFMPGQFDNPANPDIHFKTTGPEIWNDCDGAIDVLVSGVGTGGTITGVSRYIKNEAGKAIESVAVEPSHSPVITQTLNGEEVKPGPHKIQGIGAGFIPKNLDLSIVDKVEQVTNEESIAMALRLAKEEGLLVGISCGAAAAAAIRLAQQDDYAGKTIVVVLPDLAERYLSSVMFAEVPAGIIEQPVPA from the coding sequence ATGTCCCGCGTTTACGCCGACAACAGCCAGGCCATCGGCAACACACCCCTGGTGCGTCTGAATCACGTGACCAAAGGCTGCAAAGCCACCGTGCTCGCCAAGGTAGAAGGGCGCAACCCCGCCTACAGCGTGAAGTGCCGCATTGGCGCCAACATGATCTGGGACGCTGAAAAGCGTGGGGAGCTAACAGATGGCAAGGTAATTGTTGAGCCCACCTCAGGGAATACCGGAATCGCCTTAGCGTTCACCGCAGCGGCCCGCGGTTACAAGCTCGTACTCACCATGCCGGAGTCGATGTCGATCGAGCGTCGGCGTGTGATGGCCGTTCTCGGAGCTGAGATTGTTCTCACCGAAGCCGCCAAAGGTATGCCCGGGGCCATCGCCAAGGCCAAGGAAATCGCTGACAGCGATCCAGCCAAGTACTTCATGCCTGGTCAGTTCGATAATCCGGCTAACCCGGATATCCATTTCAAAACCACTGGCCCTGAAATCTGGAACGACTGCGACGGAGCCATTGATGTACTGGTGTCGGGGGTCGGCACCGGCGGCACGATCACCGGCGTGTCCCGTTACATCAAGAATGAGGCTGGCAAAGCCATCGAATCTGTGGCTGTGGAACCCAGTCACAGCCCTGTGATCACCCAGACCCTCAACGGTGAGGAAGTGAAGCCAGGTCCCCACAAGATCCAGGGCATTGGCGCTGGTTTCATCCCCAAAAACCTCGATCTCTCCATCGTCGACAAGGTGGAGCAGGTCACGAACGAGGAATCGATCGCCATGGCTCTGCGCTTGGCCAAGGAAGAAGGCTTGCTTGTCGGCATCTCCTGCGGCGCGGCGGCGGCCGCCGCCATTCGTCTGGCTCAGCAAGACGACTACGCCGGCAAAACTATCGTGGTGGTGCTGCCTGATCTAGCCGAGCGTTACCTGTCTTCAGTGATGTTCGCTGAAGTCCCCGCTGGAATCATCGAGCAACCTGTCCCTGCCTGA
- the rpsD gene encoding 30S ribosomal protein S4 yields the protein MSRYRGPRLRITRRLGDLPGLTRKAAKRSYPPGQHGQARRKRSEYAIRLEEKQKLRFNYGVSERQLVRYVKKARAQEGSTGTNLLKLLENRLDNVCFRLGFGPTVPGARQLVNHGHVTVNGRVTDIASYQCKPGDVIAIRERKCSKLLAEGNLQFPGLANVPPHLELDKPKLNAKVVGRCEREWVALEINELLVVEYYSRKV from the coding sequence ATGTCTCGTTACCGCGGCCCTCGTCTGAGGATCACGCGGCGCTTGGGAGACCTCCCCGGTCTCACCCGGAAGGCCGCAAAGCGGTCCTATCCCCCCGGTCAGCACGGCCAAGCCCGTCGCAAGCGCTCTGAATACGCGATCCGTCTCGAAGAGAAGCAGAAGCTTCGCTTCAACTACGGCGTCTCCGAGCGTCAGCTCGTGCGTTACGTGAAGAAAGCGCGCGCCCAGGAGGGTTCCACCGGAACCAACCTGCTCAAGCTGCTCGAGAACCGTCTCGACAATGTCTGTTTCCGCCTCGGCTTCGGTCCCACCGTGCCCGGCGCCCGTCAGCTGGTGAACCACGGCCACGTGACCGTGAACGGCCGCGTCACCGATATCGCCAGCTACCAATGCAAGCCAGGCGATGTCATTGCCATCCGCGAGCGCAAGTGCAGCAAGCTACTCGCCGAAGGCAACCTGCAATTCCCAGGCCTTGCCAACGTGCCCCCGCACCTGGAACTCGACAAACCCAAGCTCAACGCCAAGGTGGTGGGACGCTGCGAGCGCGAGTGGGTGGCACTCGAAATCAACGAACTGCTGGTGGTGGAGTACTACTCCAGAAAAGTCTAA
- a CDS encoding PLP-dependent aspartate aminotransferase family protein: MQHPATAPADATRAIHHGESFADDTGTVMPPIYATSTFAHGNVGGFDYTRSGNPNFCILEGVLASLERCDHATVFASGVSAITAIASTLQQEDLVLCEENLYGCTVRLFEQVFAKFGVRTEWIDFTNPSALSAIAERQPAMVWLESPTNPLLKVIDLEAVCSAAHGANVPVVVDNTFATALVQRPLQLGATLSLTSTTKYINGHSDALGGAVCTDSPEWHERMVFAQKALGLMPSPFDCWLITRGVKTLPLRLRQQIANAAVLADHLADHPQVEWTRYPHRSDHPQQAVALRQMQGGGAIVTIGLDTSREQAYAVCKALRWFTMAESLGGVESLICHPATMTHAAVSPEVKRKLGISDGLIRLSVGCEDVADLIADLDQALTTLS, from the coding sequence GTGCAGCATCCCGCGACCGCACCGGCTGATGCCACCCGTGCAATCCATCACGGTGAAAGCTTCGCGGATGACACCGGCACGGTGATGCCACCGATTTACGCCACCTCCACCTTTGCCCACGGCAATGTTGGTGGATTTGACTACACCCGTTCAGGCAACCCCAACTTCTGCATTCTTGAAGGCGTGTTGGCTTCTTTGGAACGGTGTGACCACGCCACGGTGTTCGCCTCAGGCGTGAGTGCGATTACGGCCATCGCCTCCACTCTCCAACAGGAAGATCTCGTGCTGTGCGAGGAAAACCTTTATGGCTGCACCGTGCGTCTGTTCGAACAGGTGTTTGCCAAATTCGGTGTGCGCACCGAATGGATCGATTTCACAAATCCCTCGGCGCTATCAGCGATCGCAGAACGTCAGCCCGCCATGGTCTGGCTGGAAAGTCCCACCAACCCGCTGCTGAAAGTGATTGATCTTGAAGCGGTCTGCAGCGCAGCCCATGGAGCAAACGTGCCTGTTGTGGTCGACAACACCTTCGCCACCGCCCTGGTGCAGCGCCCTTTGCAGCTCGGTGCCACGCTCTCGCTCACCAGCACCACCAAATACATCAACGGTCACTCCGACGCCCTCGGCGGTGCCGTTTGCACGGATTCCCCCGAATGGCACGAGCGCATGGTGTTTGCTCAGAAAGCCCTGGGACTGATGCCATCGCCCTTCGATTGCTGGCTGATCACCCGCGGCGTCAAAACCCTGCCTCTGCGGCTGCGCCAGCAGATCGCGAACGCAGCTGTGCTGGCCGACCATCTTGCCGACCATCCCCAGGTGGAATGGACGCGTTATCCCCACCGGTCGGACCATCCCCAACAGGCTGTCGCCCTCAGGCAGATGCAAGGCGGTGGAGCCATCGTGACGATCGGCCTGGATACCAGCCGAGAACAGGCCTACGCGGTATGCAAAGCACTGCGCTGGTTCACCATGGCAGAAAGTCTGGGGGGCGTGGAGAGCCTGATCTGCCATCCCGCCACCATGACTCACGCCGCTGTGTCTCCTGAAGTGAAACGCAAGCTGGGCATCAGCGATGGCCTGATCCGCCTGTCAGTCGGCTGTGAAGACGTCGCCGATCTGATTGCCGATCTCGATCAGGCTCTGACGACGTTGTCATGA